The following are encoded in a window of Nibricoccus aquaticus genomic DNA:
- a CDS encoding UDP-glucose 6-dehydrogenase — protein MKICCIGAGYVGGPTMAMIALKAPSIQVTVVDMNATRIAAWNSDTLPIYEPGLDDVVKQARGKNLFFSTDVVGNIQSADIIFVAVNTPTKTYGVGTGLAADLRYIESVARMIAEVAGGPKIIVEKSTVPVKTAETIKEILSANTKGIKFAVLSNPEFLAEGTAVADLINPDRVLIGGERTPEGEAAIKTLVDVYANWVPRERIITTNLWSSELSKLVANAFLAQRISSINSISALCEATGADVDEVGNAIGKDSRIGPKFLKSSVGFGGSCFQKDILNLVYLCQSFGLPEVAAYWESVVLMNDYQKKRFANKIVRTLFNTVADKKIVVLGFAFKKDTNDTRESAAINVCRDLLTEHANVVVYDPKVPAHEIISDTLGKGVTNARLTVATNVYEACKGAHAIAVVTEWDEFKTLDFAKIYAGMPKPAFIFDGRNILDLAKLTAIGFRAFGIGK, from the coding sequence ATGAAAATTTGCTGCATCGGTGCTGGTTACGTCGGTGGTCCAACGATGGCGATGATCGCTCTGAAGGCTCCGAGCATTCAGGTGACGGTCGTCGATATGAATGCCACGCGCATCGCTGCGTGGAATTCTGACACGCTGCCGATCTACGAGCCAGGCCTCGACGATGTGGTGAAGCAGGCGCGCGGCAAAAACCTGTTTTTCTCTACTGACGTGGTTGGGAATATTCAGTCGGCTGACATCATTTTCGTCGCCGTTAACACGCCGACAAAAACGTATGGTGTGGGTACCGGACTCGCGGCGGATTTGCGTTATATCGAATCGGTCGCGCGGATGATCGCCGAAGTTGCCGGTGGCCCTAAGATCATCGTCGAAAAATCCACGGTCCCCGTAAAAACGGCTGAGACGATCAAGGAGATCCTGAGCGCCAACACGAAGGGTATTAAGTTCGCGGTACTCTCGAATCCGGAGTTTCTGGCTGAGGGAACTGCGGTGGCGGATCTGATCAATCCGGATCGTGTGTTGATCGGTGGCGAGCGGACGCCGGAGGGCGAAGCGGCGATAAAGACGTTGGTCGATGTGTACGCGAATTGGGTTCCTCGTGAGCGTATCATCACGACGAACCTCTGGTCGTCGGAGCTCTCCAAGCTGGTGGCCAATGCGTTTCTCGCGCAGCGCATTTCGTCGATCAACTCGATCTCTGCGCTTTGCGAAGCCACGGGCGCTGACGTGGATGAGGTTGGCAATGCGATCGGTAAGGACAGCCGCATCGGGCCGAAGTTTTTGAAGTCTTCGGTCGGCTTCGGCGGGTCGTGCTTCCAGAAAGACATCCTGAATCTCGTCTATCTTTGCCAAAGCTTCGGCTTACCGGAGGTTGCTGCCTATTGGGAGTCGGTGGTGTTGATGAACGATTATCAGAAGAAACGTTTCGCGAATAAGATCGTGCGCACGCTGTTCAACACGGTCGCCGACAAGAAAATCGTGGTGCTTGGTTTTGCCTTCAAGAAAGACACCAACGACACGCGCGAATCGGCGGCAATCAACGTTTGCCGTGACTTGCTCACGGAGCACGCGAACGTGGTGGTTTATGATCCCAAGGTGCCTGCGCACGAGATCATCAGCGATACGCTTGGCAAAGGTGTCACCAATGCGCGGCTCACGGTGGCGACGAACGTGTACGAGGCCTGCAAGGGTGCGCATGCGATCGCGGTGGTGACGGAGTGGGACGAGTTCAAGACGCTGGATTTTGCGAAGATCTACGCAGGGATGCCGAAGCCGGCGTTTATTTTCGATGGTCGCAATATCCTCGATTTGGCGAAGCTGACGGCGATTGGCTTCCGGGCGTTTGGCATCGGGAAGTAA
- a CDS encoding PLP-dependent aminotransferase family protein, whose protein sequence is MKKSADESALASENPVTFSALGERAQPPTIARLMTMALETPNLLSLAAGFTDNATLPVDFVRAATEAMLGNPGDREFIQYGTNQGRPRLRQLLAERLAKIEAKLDAAELSRGLFVTNGSQQALYLAMQVLGEPGDIILVDRPSYFVFLEMLTGLGLRAVSMPVDAAGKIDAPALGALLDSLASKGEMRKIRAVYFVSYFSNPSARSLDAAEKTSVAAELSARGLCIPVVEDTAYRELYYREAPAAPSVLSLPAWAKFPKLYTATLTKPFATGLKVGYGLCTDDAWLKKMLHVKGHHDFGSANFNQAILEHALVSGNYDRQLEQIRPAYERKMRALHETLVREGLPTLGWSWAEPTGGLYLWLKAPESLDTGLDSAFCRACLEAGVLYVPGELCFGDEAPKNFIRASFGVLNERDLAEAGRRFVSVVRRFV, encoded by the coding sequence ATGAAAAAATCCGCCGACGAATCAGCTCTTGCGTCAGAAAATCCTGTCACGTTTTCCGCACTCGGCGAGCGCGCTCAGCCGCCGACGATCGCGCGGTTGATGACGATGGCGCTGGAGACGCCAAACCTCCTTTCGCTTGCGGCGGGCTTCACGGATAACGCGACGCTGCCGGTGGATTTTGTGCGCGCAGCGACGGAGGCGATGCTGGGCAATCCGGGCGACCGTGAGTTTATCCAGTACGGAACGAATCAGGGGCGTCCGCGTTTGCGGCAGCTGCTGGCTGAGCGACTGGCGAAGATCGAAGCTAAGCTTGATGCGGCGGAATTATCGCGAGGGCTTTTCGTGACGAATGGTTCGCAGCAGGCGCTCTATCTCGCGATGCAGGTGCTCGGGGAGCCGGGGGACATCATCCTGGTGGATCGCCCGAGCTATTTTGTGTTTTTGGAGATGCTCACGGGGCTTGGGTTGCGCGCGGTTTCGATGCCTGTGGATGCAGCGGGAAAAATCGACGCGCCCGCGCTCGGCGCGTTACTCGACTCGCTCGCGAGCAAGGGGGAGATGCGGAAAATCAGAGCCGTTTATTTCGTCAGCTATTTTTCCAATCCGTCGGCGCGCAGCCTGGATGCTGCGGAGAAAACTAGCGTCGCCGCCGAACTCTCAGCACGTGGATTGTGCATCCCGGTTGTCGAGGATACGGCGTACCGGGAACTCTACTACCGGGAGGCACCGGCTGCGCCCAGCGTGCTGAGTCTGCCTGCGTGGGCAAAATTCCCGAAGCTCTACACGGCTACGCTGACCAAGCCGTTCGCGACGGGGCTGAAGGTGGGCTACGGACTTTGCACGGACGATGCGTGGCTGAAGAAAATGCTGCACGTGAAAGGGCATCACGATTTTGGGAGCGCGAATTTTAATCAGGCGATTTTGGAGCATGCGCTCGTCTCGGGAAATTATGACCGGCAGCTCGAGCAGATCCGGCCTGCGTATGAGCGGAAGATGCGCGCGCTGCACGAGACGCTGGTGCGCGAAGGGCTGCCGACGCTTGGATGGAGTTGGGCGGAGCCGACAGGAGGACTGTATCTTTGGCTGAAGGCCCCGGAGTCGCTCGATACGGGGTTGGACTCGGCGTTTTGCCGGGCGTGTCTGGAGGCGGGTGTGCTCTATGTGCCGGGAGAGCTTTGTTTCGGCGATGAGGCGCCGAAGAATTTTATCCGCGCGAGTTTTGGCGTGTTGAACGAGCGGGATCTGGCTGAGGCGGGGCGGCGCTTTGTTTCGGTGGTGAGACGTTTCGTATGA
- the rpsA gene encoding 30S ribosomal protein S1 produces MSSIMQELLAQSSFDKLKEGEIVPGTITEIRQNEVVVDIGGKSEGVIPANEFIDIGELQIGSSIDVFVEKLEDKNGAPILSFDKAEQKKNWDNILTKFPEGSIAAGRVKAKVKGGLIVSIGVDSFLPASHIDVQPPKNLDQYVGQTYDFKVLKINLDRKNIVLSRRELIEEQRTSKRRNLLDTIQPGQVRKGVVKNITDFGAFIDLDGMDGLLHITDMSWGRITHPSEMLKQGEEIQVMIIEVNREKERVSLGLKQTTKNPWDEIENKFPVGTKVRGKVVNLVPYGAFVEIEPGVEGLVHITEMSWTKRISKPSELLKVGQELDAVVLGIQKEDQKISLGLRQLEPNPWDMVRHNYPIGARVRGKVRNMTTYGAFIELEEGIDGMVHVSDMSWTRKVNHPSEVLKKGDEVDATVLDVDPSQQRISLGMKQLATDPWSDIDAHFKIGDVVKGTVTKITSFGAFVELKDGIDGLVHISQISEERIDKVKDVLKPGQEVQARVIKIDREERRLGLSIKAANYSSEQLAAETATYEALNRDSSGDMMNLGDILDEASRKE; encoded by the coding sequence ATGAGTTCCATAATGCAAGAACTGCTCGCGCAGTCCTCCTTCGATAAACTTAAAGAAGGAGAAATCGTCCCCGGCACCATCACCGAAATCCGTCAGAACGAAGTCGTTGTCGACATCGGCGGTAAATCGGAAGGCGTCATCCCCGCCAACGAATTCATCGATATCGGTGAACTCCAAATCGGCTCCTCGATCGACGTTTTCGTCGAAAAACTCGAAGACAAGAATGGCGCGCCCATTCTCTCCTTCGACAAGGCCGAGCAGAAGAAGAACTGGGATAACATCCTCACGAAGTTCCCTGAAGGCTCCATCGCCGCGGGTCGCGTGAAGGCCAAGGTCAAGGGCGGCCTGATCGTTTCGATCGGCGTCGATTCCTTCCTCCCGGCTTCGCACATCGATGTGCAGCCACCCAAGAACCTCGATCAGTACGTGGGCCAGACCTACGACTTCAAGGTTCTCAAAATCAATCTCGACCGGAAGAACATCGTTCTCTCCCGCCGCGAGCTCATCGAAGAGCAGCGCACCAGCAAGCGTCGCAATCTCCTCGATACGATCCAGCCCGGCCAGGTTCGCAAGGGCGTCGTGAAGAACATCACCGACTTCGGTGCGTTCATCGACCTCGACGGCATGGACGGTCTCCTCCACATCACCGACATGAGCTGGGGCCGCATCACGCACCCCTCCGAAATGCTCAAGCAGGGTGAAGAGATCCAGGTCATGATCATCGAAGTGAACCGCGAGAAGGAACGCGTTTCCCTCGGTCTCAAGCAGACCACGAAAAATCCGTGGGACGAGATCGAGAACAAGTTCCCCGTCGGCACCAAGGTCCGCGGCAAAGTCGTCAACCTCGTGCCTTACGGCGCGTTCGTTGAGATCGAGCCCGGTGTCGAAGGTCTCGTGCACATCACTGAGATGTCTTGGACGAAGCGCATTTCGAAGCCCTCCGAACTTCTCAAGGTCGGTCAGGAGCTCGATGCGGTTGTCCTCGGTATCCAGAAGGAAGATCAAAAGATCTCGCTCGGTCTCCGTCAGCTGGAGCCGAACCCGTGGGATATGGTCCGCCACAATTACCCGATCGGTGCGCGCGTGCGCGGCAAGGTCCGCAACATGACCACCTACGGCGCCTTCATCGAACTCGAAGAGGGCATCGATGGTATGGTGCACGTCTCCGACATGAGCTGGACCCGCAAGGTCAACCATCCGTCCGAAGTGCTCAAGAAGGGCGACGAAGTGGACGCCACCGTCCTCGATGTCGATCCGTCGCAGCAGCGCATCAGCCTCGGCATGAAGCAGCTCGCCACCGATCCATGGAGCGACATCGACGCTCACTTCAAGATCGGCGATGTCGTCAAAGGCACCGTCACCAAGATCACCTCCTTCGGCGCCTTCGTGGAGCTCAAGGACGGTATCGACGGTCTCGTACACATCTCGCAGATCAGCGAAGAGCGCATCGACAAGGTCAAAGATGTCCTCAAGCCCGGCCAGGAAGTCCAGGCCCGCGTCATCAAGATCGACCGCGAAGAGCGTCGTCTGGGTCTCTCGATCAAGGCCGCCAACTACTCCAGCGAGCAGCTCGCTGCCGAGACGGCGACCTACGAGGCGCTCAACCGTGACAGCTCGGGCGACATGATGAACCTTGGCGACATCCTCGACGAGGCCTCCCGCAAGGAGTGA
- a CDS encoding TonB-dependent receptor, translating into MTYRKLATALTAASLAAAASPLAAQSPASADETVTLEKIEVTDVPIEQQILPTSRPFNSVYGTERGILDTPRNVTIISREQMNAIGILETRDFSKLTASSYTQTNFGLPSNPAIRGQTADVLVNGMRRGLTINGNGLPLNFNSVESVNIVKGAANVIYGASSYAGGYADFITKKPYFDKFSGSVSATVGSWDVYRWTADLGGPISPALAYRLSYSGEDSTGYYYDGKKKTQAVYGALEWRPSERYKIEVNSEFFVADVTENWGINRVTQQLIDDGLYIPDAGSDAAYAAAIQNIGGGFNPVRPYGTPVKLDRRRRLLAPGDDSYGINYTAQVIQTVTMSPDAKIVNNTFFNYVDRDTFSSYYYNSVHKDNWGLENRLQFDGKFDLGSVKNAFSVGVTLRHQEVWAVDDFWHEPVNSFDLTRNSDLNRVPATAFQYSAAFPFNNFNPGILIPGYGPRGALPGRYASSGATYGFDPVTGNFYGYDDLSSNDSTADQFSPFYQHDVTFNEKLSLLIGGRVDFLHVKNTDPLPPPGFTAVSDEETVQMPSFNVSPVYKITENITAYYTFGYTTTNAPGLGGGYVFTGTTFGGDGRSFTEAFFDQKNFLHEAGVKASLFGGKLFVGTAVYDQQKRWVTDDSKERYTKARGFEFEVNYQPNKNFYGTASYSYYDAKQRYTGFLADSATYDQRLGGTAIPATPDFPSISVEFQQPGMPEHLFNFLLGYKFDMGLSVTLGTVVTGPMVTSQEGLGTAGGSSVLFTANEIPWQHTVDLSFGYKWQQWEARLAIRNLTDQENWSAPNPGYGNGSINAELPINGELTLTYRF; encoded by the coding sequence ATGACCTACCGAAAACTGGCAACCGCATTAACGGCCGCATCACTGGCCGCAGCCGCTTCACCGCTCGCAGCGCAGAGTCCGGCCTCGGCCGACGAGACTGTGACGCTCGAAAAAATCGAAGTTACCGACGTGCCGATCGAGCAGCAGATCCTGCCGACTTCGCGGCCATTCAACTCGGTGTATGGCACTGAACGCGGCATTCTAGATACGCCGAGAAACGTAACGATCATTTCGCGTGAGCAGATGAACGCTATCGGGATTTTGGAGACGCGGGATTTTTCCAAGCTCACGGCATCGAGCTACACGCAGACTAATTTCGGTCTGCCGTCGAATCCGGCTATTCGCGGTCAGACGGCAGATGTCCTGGTCAACGGCATGCGCCGCGGACTGACGATCAACGGCAATGGACTGCCGCTGAACTTTAACTCGGTGGAGTCGGTCAACATCGTCAAAGGCGCGGCGAACGTGATCTACGGCGCGTCGTCTTACGCCGGTGGCTACGCGGACTTCATCACGAAGAAACCGTACTTCGATAAATTCAGCGGGTCGGTTTCGGCGACGGTGGGCTCGTGGGATGTCTATCGCTGGACGGCGGATTTGGGCGGGCCGATTTCTCCCGCACTCGCGTACCGGCTCAGCTATTCGGGCGAGGACAGCACGGGCTATTATTATGACGGAAAGAAAAAGACACAGGCCGTCTACGGTGCGCTCGAATGGCGGCCATCGGAGCGCTACAAGATCGAGGTGAACTCGGAGTTCTTCGTCGCTGATGTGACGGAAAACTGGGGCATCAATCGAGTCACGCAACAGTTGATCGATGACGGTCTCTACATTCCCGACGCGGGTTCGGACGCTGCTTATGCCGCCGCCATTCAAAACATCGGTGGCGGCTTTAATCCGGTGCGGCCGTACGGCACGCCGGTGAAACTTGATCGCCGTCGCCGACTCCTAGCGCCCGGCGATGATTCTTACGGCATCAATTACACGGCGCAGGTGATCCAGACAGTCACGATGTCACCGGATGCGAAGATCGTGAACAACACGTTCTTCAACTACGTGGATCGCGACACGTTTTCTTCCTACTACTATAACTCGGTTCACAAAGATAACTGGGGGCTGGAAAACCGGCTGCAGTTCGACGGCAAGTTCGATCTCGGCTCGGTGAAGAACGCATTCTCTGTCGGCGTTACGCTGCGGCATCAGGAAGTCTGGGCGGTGGATGATTTCTGGCACGAGCCGGTGAACTCGTTCGATCTTACGCGGAATTCGGATTTGAACCGCGTACCGGCCACGGCGTTTCAGTATTCGGCGGCGTTTCCATTCAATAATTTCAATCCGGGAATCTTGATTCCGGGATATGGACCGCGCGGCGCGCTGCCAGGCCGTTATGCGTCCTCGGGAGCGACCTATGGATTCGATCCGGTGACCGGAAATTTTTATGGGTATGACGACCTCAGTTCGAACGATTCGACGGCCGATCAGTTTTCACCGTTCTACCAGCACGACGTCACCTTTAACGAAAAGCTCAGCCTGCTGATCGGTGGGCGCGTGGATTTCCTGCACGTCAAGAATACCGATCCGCTGCCGCCTCCGGGCTTCACGGCGGTCTCCGATGAAGAGACCGTGCAGATGCCGAGCTTCAACGTGAGCCCGGTGTACAAGATCACCGAAAATATCACGGCGTACTATACCTTTGGTTACACCACGACCAATGCGCCGGGACTGGGCGGCGGTTATGTGTTCACCGGAACGACCTTTGGCGGCGATGGCCGAAGCTTCACCGAGGCGTTTTTCGATCAGAAGAACTTTCTCCATGAAGCGGGCGTGAAGGCATCGCTCTTCGGTGGGAAGTTATTCGTTGGAACGGCCGTGTACGATCAGCAGAAGCGCTGGGTCACGGACGACAGCAAAGAGCGTTACACGAAGGCCCGTGGCTTCGAGTTCGAGGTGAACTACCAGCCAAACAAAAATTTCTATGGAACGGCGTCATACAGCTACTACGACGCGAAGCAGCGTTATACGGGATTTCTGGCTGACTCGGCGACGTACGACCAACGCCTTGGCGGAACGGCGATCCCGGCGACGCCGGATTTCCCGTCGATCAGCGTTGAGTTTCAACAGCCCGGCATGCCCGAGCATTTGTTCAACTTCCTCCTCGGCTATAAATTCGACATGGGACTGAGCGTCACACTGGGCACGGTCGTGACAGGCCCGATGGTGACGAGTCAGGAAGGGCTGGGAACGGCGGGCGGATCGTCCGTGCTCTTTACCGCGAACGAGATTCCCTGGCAGCACACAGTCGATCTTTCGTTCGGCTATAAGTGGCAGCAGTGGGAAGCCCGTCTCGCCATCCGAAATCTGACCGATCAGGAAAACTGGTCAGCTCCGAATCCCGGCTACGGCAATGGTTCGATCAATGCGGAGCTGCCGATCAACGGAGAACTGACGCTCACGTACCGCTTCTGA
- a CDS encoding adenine deaminase has product MLTRFSVKPLHSMTRSLAAVAMGREAPDLVITGARLLSTYTERIHEGKEIWLKSGRIAAVKAAGAHASFKLPKKRVVDVAGGIVAPGLVDPHVHIESSMMSACAYAEGALLNGTTTIFCDSHEIGNVCDAKGIEWMLEDARQAPLSIFLTVPSTVPATSPEFETAGGDLTAAKIGKLFDKWPEAVALGEKMDFVQVAMGDKRSHAILAEALKRGRPVCGHIYGREFVAAGAASGITDTHEAIDRDIAEDFLEAGVWIFLRGGPPTTPWHSLPLAIKAVTELGANPKRVCVCTDDRDADDLFLFGMDWVTREAVKAGMKPVTAWSMGSLHPATRYAKDGEIGGLGHGRRADIVLLNDALEVQNTWFGGELVVKGRKVTPLLDRALSKRYRYPRAAYNTVKLAKKAVALTPPVPTRAVSANVIRTALPGIILFHEKISVPAVKSWAEIFAQQDLCFVTVVERHGKSGEVAHGLLKDFGLKDGAVASSVGHDAHNIIIAGSNEEDMRLALETLKKLHGGVCVVRGGKVLASVALPIAGLLSDKRATAVAKETTALKKAWSELGCTLPYMGFNLIPLSVIPEIRITDKGLVLVPQMKHVPLFE; this is encoded by the coding sequence ATGCTCACTCGTTTTTCGGTTAAGCCTCTTCACTCGATGACGCGGTCGCTAGCCGCAGTGGCCATGGGGCGTGAGGCGCCCGATTTAGTGATCACGGGGGCGCGGTTGCTCTCGACGTACACGGAGCGCATTCACGAAGGAAAAGAGATCTGGCTGAAAAGCGGGAGAATCGCGGCGGTGAAGGCGGCAGGGGCTCATGCGAGTTTCAAGCTGCCGAAGAAGCGGGTGGTCGATGTGGCGGGAGGGATTGTCGCGCCGGGGCTGGTCGATCCACATGTGCACATCGAGAGCAGCATGATGTCGGCGTGCGCGTATGCGGAAGGGGCGTTGCTGAACGGGACGACGACGATTTTTTGCGACAGCCACGAGATCGGCAATGTGTGCGACGCTAAGGGCATCGAATGGATGCTGGAAGACGCGCGGCAGGCGCCGCTCTCGATTTTTTTGACGGTGCCGAGCACAGTGCCGGCAACGAGTCCGGAGTTCGAGACGGCGGGCGGCGATCTGACGGCGGCGAAGATCGGGAAGCTTTTCGACAAGTGGCCGGAGGCGGTCGCGCTCGGGGAGAAGATGGACTTCGTACAGGTGGCGATGGGGGACAAACGGAGTCACGCGATCCTGGCGGAGGCGCTGAAGCGCGGGCGTCCGGTGTGCGGGCATATCTACGGGCGCGAGTTTGTCGCGGCGGGGGCGGCGAGTGGGATCACGGATACGCATGAAGCGATCGACCGGGATATCGCGGAGGATTTCCTGGAGGCGGGCGTGTGGATCTTTTTGCGCGGAGGTCCGCCGACGACGCCGTGGCATTCGCTGCCGCTGGCGATCAAGGCGGTGACGGAACTCGGTGCGAATCCGAAGCGCGTGTGCGTGTGCACGGATGATCGCGATGCAGACGATCTGTTTCTCTTCGGAATGGATTGGGTGACGCGCGAAGCGGTGAAGGCGGGGATGAAACCAGTGACGGCGTGGAGCATGGGCTCGCTGCATCCGGCGACGCGTTATGCGAAGGATGGTGAGATCGGCGGACTGGGGCACGGGCGGCGCGCGGATATCGTGCTGCTGAACGATGCGCTGGAGGTTCAGAACACCTGGTTCGGCGGCGAGCTTGTCGTGAAGGGACGTAAGGTGACGCCGCTGCTCGATAGGGCGTTGTCTAAGCGGTATCGTTACCCGCGTGCTGCGTACAACACGGTGAAGCTGGCGAAGAAGGCTGTGGCGCTCACGCCGCCGGTGCCGACGCGGGCGGTGAGCGCAAATGTGATCCGGACGGCGTTACCGGGGATCATTCTTTTCCATGAAAAAATTTCAGTGCCGGCGGTGAAATCGTGGGCGGAGATTTTTGCGCAGCAGGATCTCTGTTTCGTAACGGTCGTCGAGCGGCACGGAAAGTCGGGAGAAGTTGCGCACGGGTTGTTAAAGGATTTCGGACTCAAGGATGGCGCGGTCGCGAGCAGTGTGGGGCATGACGCGCACAATATTATCATCGCGGGTTCGAACGAGGAAGACATGCGACTGGCGCTGGAGACATTGAAAAAACTGCACGGCGGCGTGTGCGTGGTACGCGGTGGAAAAGTGCTCGCGAGCGTCGCGTTGCCAATCGCGGGATTGCTCTCCGATAAACGCGCGACGGCGGTGGCAAAAGAGACGACGGCGCTGAAAAAAGCCTGGAGCGAACTCGGCTGCACGCTGCCGTACATGGGCTTTAATTTGATCCCACTGTCGGTGATTCCGGAGATCCGCATCACGGATAAAGGGCTCGTGCTGGTGCCGCAGATGAAGCACGTGCCGCTGTTCGAGTAG
- a CDS encoding metal ABC transporter permease gives MNSLIPVFDFQRMFVLPWTHDLPFTGSWMLMGFLVTAACGLVGNYLMLRRMALMGDAVSHSVLPGLVIAFLFTGSRGTGAMFLGALLAGVATTVIIETIHRKTRVKQDASIGVTFTTLFAIGVVLVSVYSSQVDLDAECVLYGEIGYIPAITGWGEIPEAILRMGGVLVVVTGLIGVFYKELLVSSFDAGLARSLGINTTAVHYGMMIMLSVVVVSAFEAVGSILVVAMLILPGATAGMLSTRLAVVHGLSVVHAALSAVLGFHLSLVLGSQIGPAMVVAGAGLFGIAWVFSPTQGLLRRWFRRPVAVGEPVV, from the coding sequence ATGAACTCACTTATCCCGGTTTTCGATTTTCAGCGCATGTTTGTCCTGCCGTGGACGCATGATCTGCCCTTCACGGGGTCGTGGATGCTGATGGGGTTTCTCGTAACGGCGGCGTGCGGGCTTGTGGGAAATTATCTGATGCTGAGGCGCATGGCGCTGATGGGCGATGCGGTGAGCCACAGTGTGCTGCCGGGGTTGGTGATCGCGTTTTTGTTCACGGGCAGTCGCGGAACGGGGGCGATGTTTCTCGGGGCGTTGCTGGCGGGTGTGGCGACAACGGTGATCATTGAAACGATTCATCGGAAGACGCGGGTGAAGCAGGACGCGTCGATCGGGGTGACGTTCACGACGTTGTTCGCGATCGGCGTGGTGCTGGTATCCGTTTATTCGAGTCAGGTGGATCTGGACGCGGAGTGCGTTCTCTACGGGGAGATCGGGTACATCCCGGCGATCACGGGATGGGGCGAAATTCCGGAGGCGATCCTGCGTATGGGCGGTGTGCTGGTGGTGGTGACGGGACTGATCGGCGTGTTCTACAAGGAGCTGCTCGTAAGTTCGTTTGATGCCGGGCTGGCTCGGTCGCTGGGAATCAACACGACGGCGGTTCACTATGGGATGATGATCATGCTGTCGGTGGTGGTGGTGAGTGCGTTCGAGGCGGTGGGATCGATCCTGGTCGTGGCGATGTTGATTTTGCCAGGAGCGACGGCGGGGATGCTCTCGACGCGATTGGCAGTTGTGCATGGGCTGTCGGTCGTGCACGCGGCGCTGAGCGCGGTGCTGGGGTTTCATTTGTCTCTGGTGCTGGGAAGCCAGATCGGGCCGGCGATGGTGGTGGCAGGGGCGGGATTGTTTGGGATCGCGTGGGTTTTTAGTCCGACGCAGGGATTGCTGCGCCGGTGGTTCAGGCGTCCGGTGGCGGTTGGCGAGCCGGTGGTTTAA
- a CDS encoding metal ABC transporter permease: MTTTRTFLRWSGLLLGLAVVAVGPVFGARVGDVTETTMAEQFFRFLTFRDPSLRFALIGAVLLGISCGLLGGFIVVRKMALMGDALSHAVLPGVAAGFLWNMEKDPVAILIGATIAGLLGSAMVSALTRTTRIKEDAALGLVLASFFAAGLCVQSMIQNLPTGNQSGLNHFMFGQAAALGGRDIALMSVVTVMAVSLVGLFYKELLVTSFDEGFARASGLPVAWIHHGLMLLLAMSVVIALQAVGVVLVSAMLITPAAAAYLLTDRLHRLLTLAVLFGVIAAVAGAFFSFVGKSLPTGPLMVLGTSAVFLGAFLFGPRHGVIAKWWARQSHTGRTRRENTLKAIYHVWENTGTGAEGVALTALAEKRRATLQELQGELDALQRHGLATVAGPMVYFTPAGRKRGAEIVRNHRLWELYLTNSANIAADHVHDDAENIEHVLGEDVVRELERRLGHATRDPHGKAIPSAQEIHQGGGLSGEAGGKARP; the protein is encoded by the coding sequence ATGACGACGACGCGGACATTTTTGCGCTGGAGCGGATTGTTGCTGGGACTGGCCGTCGTTGCTGTCGGCCCGGTGTTTGGTGCGCGGGTGGGGGATGTCACGGAGACGACGATGGCGGAGCAATTTTTCCGGTTTCTCACGTTTCGCGATCCGTCGCTGAGGTTCGCTCTGATCGGCGCGGTGTTGCTGGGAATCAGCTGCGGGTTGCTGGGCGGATTTATTGTGGTGCGGAAAATGGCGCTGATGGGCGATGCGCTTTCTCATGCGGTGCTGCCGGGCGTGGCGGCGGGGTTTTTGTGGAATATGGAGAAAGATCCGGTTGCTATTTTGATCGGGGCGACGATCGCGGGGCTGCTCGGGTCGGCGATGGTGAGCGCGTTGACACGGACGACGCGGATCAAAGAGGACGCGGCGCTGGGGCTGGTGCTGGCGTCGTTTTTTGCGGCGGGGCTTTGCGTGCAGTCGATGATTCAGAATCTCCCGACGGGAAATCAGAGCGGGTTGAATCACTTTATGTTTGGCCAGGCGGCGGCGCTCGGCGGGCGCGATATCGCGCTGATGAGTGTGGTGACGGTGATGGCGGTCAGTCTCGTCGGGCTTTTCTACAAGGAGCTTTTGGTGACGAGTTTTGACGAAGGGTTTGCGCGGGCGTCGGGTCTGCCGGTGGCGTGGATTCATCATGGGCTGATGTTGTTGCTGGCGATGAGCGTGGTCATCGCACTGCAGGCGGTGGGCGTAGTGCTTGTATCCGCTATGTTGATCACGCCGGCGGCGGCGGCGTATCTGCTGACGGACCGGCTGCACCGGCTGTTGACGCTGGCGGTTTTATTCGGAGTGATCGCTGCGGTAGCGGGGGCGTTTTTCTCGTTTGTCGGGAAGAGTCTGCCGACGGGGCCGCTCATGGTGTTGGGGACGAGTGCCGTGTTTCTCGGGGCGTTTCTATTCGGACCGAGACACGGGGTGATCGCGAAGTGGTGGGCGCGGCAGTCGCATACAGGGCGGACGCGGCGGGAGAATACGTTGAAGGCGATTTATCATGTCTGGGAGAACACGGGCACGGGGGCCGAGGGTGTGGCGTTGACGGCGCTGGCGGAGAAGCGGCGGGCGACGTTGCAGGAGTTGCAGGGCGAGCTTGATGCGTTGCAGCGGCACGGACTGGCGACGGTGGCCGGGCCGATGGTTTATTTCACGCCGGCTGGACGCAAACGCGGTGCGGAGATCGTGCGCAATCACCGGCTGTGGGAGCTTTATCTGACGAACTCGGCGAACATCGCGGCGGATCACGTGCACGACGACGCGGAGAATATCGAGCACGTGCTCGGCGAGGATGTGGTGCGTGAACTGGAGCGGCGGCTCGGTCATGCGACGCGCGACCCGCACGGGAAAGCGATCCCGAGCGCGCAGGAGATTCATCAGGGTGGGGGACTCAGCGGCGAAGCCGGAGGAAAGGCGCGGCCATGA